The following proteins are encoded in a genomic region of Paenibacillus sp. FSL H3-0469:
- a CDS encoding response regulator, whose product MLRVVLIDDERLALIQLEATLKALGSTIVTATYTNPLRALSEASGWEADIIFLDIDMPGMNGMEVAKQLEECCPGSAVVFVSAHNSFALEAFEVSAQDYLLKPVPRERLSRTLQRISSRKVNQEQTDKPDTLLIRCFNAIQFERGGVPIRDFRWRTSKAQELFAFLLYHHDRIVVKDKLVELLWPEASFKRASTHLYTAIYQIRQSLKRADIGLVISNASVGEGYMLETGDAQIDAVLWEEGVVSLDPVNDYNAAEHEELLKLYTGDYLGDYEYLWAESERQRLRNLSLQHATELADYYTVKDNITKAVNTYQRIVELHPYHEPAYLALMEFYNRLGELSIVQEQYEKLRSLLWRDLKLTPSAKVERWYANWKRLYT is encoded by the coding sequence ATGCTTCGGGTAGTGCTGATCGATGATGAACGACTCGCCCTGATTCAGCTGGAAGCAACGCTCAAGGCGCTGGGCTCGACCATTGTAACGGCAACCTATACCAATCCCCTGCGGGCCTTAAGCGAAGCGTCCGGCTGGGAGGCAGATATTATCTTTCTCGATATTGATATGCCGGGAATGAACGGCATGGAGGTTGCGAAGCAGCTTGAGGAGTGCTGTCCCGGCTCAGCCGTTGTATTCGTCTCCGCCCATAACAGCTTCGCGCTGGAAGCCTTCGAGGTCAGTGCGCAGGATTACCTGCTGAAGCCGGTCCCCAGGGAACGGCTGAGCCGGACCCTTCAGCGGATAAGCAGCCGGAAAGTCAACCAGGAGCAGACGGACAAGCCAGACACACTGCTGATCCGCTGCTTCAATGCCATCCAGTTCGAACGGGGAGGCGTTCCAATCCGTGATTTCCGCTGGCGGACCTCCAAAGCCCAGGAGCTGTTCGCCTTCCTGCTCTATCATCATGACCGGATCGTCGTCAAAGACAAGCTGGTCGAGCTGCTCTGGCCCGAGGCCTCGTTCAAGCGTGCCTCTACCCACCTGTATACGGCCATCTACCAGATCAGGCAATCGCTGAAACGGGCGGACATCGGCCTTGTGATCAGCAATGCAAGCGTGGGCGAAGGGTATATGCTGGAGACCGGCGACGCGCAGATCGATGCGGTGCTGTGGGAGGAAGGCGTCGTCTCCCTCGACCCGGTGAATGATTATAACGCCGCAGAGCATGAGGAGCTGCTGAAGCTCTATACCGGCGATTACCTGGGGGATTATGAATATCTGTGGGCCGAGAGTGAACGGCAGCGGCTGAGGAACCTCTCCCTGCAGCATGCCACGGAGCTGGCCGATTATTATACCGTCAAGGATAACATCACCAAGGCGGTTAACACCTATCAGCGGATTGTGGAGCTGCATCCCTACCACGAGCCGGCTTACCTGGCGCTCATGGAATTCTATAACCGGCTGGGCGAGCTGAGCATTGTACAGGAGCAATATGAGAAGCTCCGCAGCCTGCTCTGGCGGGACCTGAAGCTCACCCCGTCCGCGAAGGTTGAGCGCTGGTATGCAAACTGGAAGCGTTTATACACTTGA
- a CDS encoding cupin domain-containing protein translates to MSEHNSVSREPDESIMKLSFQADGLLPNNPELPVLLYKGVLRDHPEDTEQIFNANGWLNSWVNGVFPYHHYHSNAHEVLGVISGSAKLQLGGDAGYTANVEAGDALVLPAGTAHKKLSATHDFRIVGAYPGGMDYNTRQANPDDFAAALPEIREVPLPERDPVYGEAGPLLRLWK, encoded by the coding sequence ATGTCAGAACACAATTCGGTAAGCCGTGAGCCGGACGAATCTATAATGAAGCTCAGCTTCCAGGCTGATGGCCTGCTGCCGAACAACCCGGAGCTTCCGGTCCTGCTGTATAAAGGTGTTCTCCGGGACCACCCGGAAGACACCGAACAGATCTTCAATGCCAACGGCTGGCTGAACAGCTGGGTGAATGGCGTCTTCCCCTACCACCACTATCACAGCAACGCGCATGAGGTGCTGGGTGTGATCTCCGGCAGCGCCAAACTCCAGCTAGGCGGAGATGCCGGATACACCGCCAACGTGGAGGCCGGTGACGCCCTTGTGCTGCCTGCCGGGACGGCACACAAGAAGCTCTCGGCCACGCATGACTTCCGTATCGTCGGCGCATATCCCGGCGGCATGGACTATAACACCCGCCAGGCGAACCCGGATGACTTCGCGGCGGCGCTCCCCGAGATCCGCGAAGTTCCGCTGCCGGAGCGTGATCCCGTCTATGGCGAGGCTGGGCCGCTACTTCGGCTGTGGAAGTAG
- a CDS encoding LytTR family DNA-binding domain-containing protein, with the protein MYRVAVCEDEEQQRELVKRILVGLSVKTDTEFEIELFPSGEDLISHYGRGGAPFHILILDVEMGGMNGIQTAHRLRSRKHFDEQIIFLTSYPEYMVESFDVITFQYLIKPVAPQLLEEKILKLCDYFQAQDKKFMVIKSGYEEVVLRHDDIIGIEAAKSLTVKSKLNVITTTGIYETRGIIAEYASALRDSHFLHIHRSIIINLLHVHKFAGGSVLMSGGQEFPIGRSKIKEVKDFYTKFMIMKGSSYDSL; encoded by the coding sequence ATGTATCGGGTAGCGGTATGCGAGGATGAAGAACAGCAGCGGGAGCTGGTGAAGAGGATACTGGTCGGCTTATCCGTCAAGACGGATACCGAATTTGAAATCGAGCTGTTTCCTTCGGGAGAGGACTTAATCTCCCACTATGGACGGGGCGGAGCCCCCTTCCATATCCTGATTCTGGATGTGGAGATGGGCGGCATGAACGGGATTCAGACGGCGCACCGGCTGAGAAGCCGGAAGCATTTTGACGAACAGATTATCTTCCTGACCAGCTACCCTGAATATATGGTGGAGAGCTTCGACGTGATTACCTTCCAGTATCTGATCAAGCCCGTCGCCCCGCAGCTCCTGGAGGAGAAAATTCTGAAGCTCTGTGATTACTTCCAGGCCCAGGATAAGAAGTTCATGGTCATTAAGTCCGGGTATGAGGAGGTCGTCTTGCGGCATGATGATATCATCGGCATTGAGGCGGCCAAGAGTCTGACCGTCAAGAGCAAGCTGAATGTAATTACCACCACGGGAATCTATGAGACCAGAGGAATTATTGCAGAGTACGCTTCAGCACTGCGGGACAGCCATTTCCTGCACATCCACCGTTCGATTATTATCAATCTGCTGCATGTCCACAAGTTCGCAGGCGGCTCCGTGCTGATGTCGGGCGGGCAGGAGTTCCCCATCGGCCGGTCCAAAATCAAAGAGGTTAAGGACTTCTACACCAAATTCATGATCATGAAGGGCAGCTCCTATGACTCACTATAA
- a CDS encoding ATP-binding protein yields the protein MTHYNLTLVVCVVLVMCFQTQFFFASVFDKSARKPNRIIYFLIYGVLCFLYLVSPLSPLFSSGVALLMIFSMAQAYKVEMKTQVIFSMLYAVLMTVVSFMSLYIFSMIDSVDYTSMDGGTGIDRPAFIKGLILSCIIMFPVIQIIRLISKRRSVSLPYRYYVMFLLVPLISTYQINVLTVNSTKDFYYFFAILGFLFLNVMIVYIFDTITDKFQFMHENAQLQHQMNYQDANYEKTVHSFKSIKRIIHDTHQQFLYIEECIRRDDPAAALAHIKLTQNKVEDAYQRVNTGHLAVDALVTNTLNIGQANGIRIDTRLKLLPGELHIDRYDLCVVLGNMLDNAIEASKKVRLAEDRYILIQMHSSESALFIRILNHTAPETTSLQSRKPDPEYHGIGLTNISRICEKYGGNMTIEAGHREFNNMVVLPFSREVSI from the coding sequence ATGACTCACTATAATCTGACCCTTGTCGTCTGTGTGGTGCTGGTGATGTGCTTTCAGACCCAATTCTTCTTTGCCTCCGTATTTGATAAGTCCGCCAGGAAGCCTAACCGGATCATTTATTTCCTCATCTACGGGGTGCTCTGCTTCCTCTACCTGGTAAGCCCGCTGTCCCCTCTATTCTCCTCCGGCGTAGCCCTGCTGATGATCTTCAGTATGGCGCAAGCCTATAAGGTGGAGATGAAGACGCAGGTGATCTTCTCCATGCTGTACGCTGTGCTGATGACGGTGGTCAGCTTTATGTCGCTGTATATTTTCTCAATGATAGATTCGGTAGATTACACCAGCATGGACGGGGGTACGGGGATTGACCGGCCGGCCTTCATCAAGGGGCTGATCCTGAGCTGCATTATTATGTTCCCGGTGATTCAGATCATCCGGCTGATCTCCAAACGCCGAAGCGTCTCCCTGCCCTACCGGTATTATGTGATGTTCCTGCTCGTCCCGCTCATCAGCACCTATCAGATCAACGTTCTTACCGTTAACAGCACGAAGGATTTCTACTACTTTTTTGCGATTCTCGGCTTCCTGTTCCTGAATGTGATGATTGTCTATATCTTCGATACTATTACCGACAAGTTCCAGTTCATGCATGAGAACGCCCAGCTCCAGCACCAGATGAACTATCAGGACGCCAACTATGAGAAGACGGTGCACAGCTTCAAGTCGATTAAAAGAATCATCCACGATACCCATCAGCAGTTCCTCTACATTGAAGAGTGTATCCGGCGGGATGATCCGGCGGCCGCTCTTGCGCATATCAAGCTTACGCAGAATAAAGTAGAGGATGCCTACCAGCGGGTCAACACCGGCCATCTGGCGGTGGATGCGCTGGTCACGAACACACTGAATATCGGACAAGCGAACGGCATCCGCATCGATACCCGGCTCAAGCTGCTGCCTGGTGAGCTTCACATCGACCGTTATGACCTGTGCGTCGTGCTGGGCAACATGCTGGACAATGCCATTGAAGCCTCCAAAAAAGTACGGCTGGCCGAGGACCGCTACATTCTGATCCAGATGCACTCCAGTGAATCCGCGCTGTTCATCCGCATCCTGAATCATACCGCCCCGGAGACTACCTCTTTGCAGAGCCGGAAGCCGGACCCGGAATACCATGGTATCGGTCTAACCAATATCTCCAGAATCTGCGAGAAGTACGGCGGCAATATGACGATTGAGGCCGGGCATCGGGAATTCAACAATATGGTGGTCCTCCCCTTCTCGCGCGAAGTTTCTATATAA
- a CDS encoding serine hydrolase domain-containing protein: protein MNKLTSVVIAAMLVIPAAPAAAQEKESPVQETARLLGSKIVSDYGVSGMQYAIRDQGAITVSGGFGVSDKAAGTPITKDTMFGIGSVSKMHVSAATMMLAEDQVIDIDKPLTTYLPQFKMADERYKKITPRMLMNHSSGLYGSHYGNSILMDDADTQNHDDLLTRLQSERLKSDPGAYSVYCNDGFQLLELMIEQVTGSSYTEFLDQHMSTPLKLSSTKTPLDTFNRQQLAKTYFPGLTQAMPAENANILGAGGLYSTAEDLTTFAEMLSGKHPDVLSKASATAMQQPEYKNGLWVPEERNSFNYGLGWDAVDLAPFGDYGIKALSKGGDTIMYHADLITLPESDISIAVLSSGGSSIYNTIFATNVLLAYLKDTGKINKILPEATFTSPVKAAMPAELGAYSGLYGTVGATTAITIKDGALNLPELEGGLIPAQKYIYTGKGQFTSPDGSAAVSFDKQKNGKTYLKLNTHLTIPGIGQMLMVTYEYQKLDANPLNASTKQAWAQRDGKHYYAVDEKINSFFYLSPSILTKTVKVEQGYATGTRIVDENTAVNAAEIPVMNGRDAFDLTFSKQNGAEYLTIDGNAYISGDAVKPIYGGPASTSTVPAGGQSVWFKIDKKAAGKTMTVTAPPSGGYVVYDADGMIVSHSKVSKTPSVKLPQGGMAVFGGQAGDVFRIELR from the coding sequence ATGAACAAGTTAACTTCAGTCGTAATTGCTGCCATGTTAGTAATCCCCGCAGCCCCGGCTGCCGCTCAGGAGAAGGAGAGCCCGGTGCAGGAAACGGCCCGTCTGCTGGGCTCGAAGATCGTATCCGATTACGGGGTAAGCGGCATGCAGTATGCGATTAGGGATCAAGGTGCCATTACGGTATCGGGAGGCTTCGGTGTATCTGATAAGGCAGCCGGGACTCCCATCACGAAGGATACCATGTTCGGCATCGGCTCCGTCAGCAAAATGCATGTCTCCGCAGCCACGATGATGCTTGCCGAAGATCAGGTCATTGACATCGATAAGCCGCTGACTACGTATCTGCCGCAATTCAAAATGGCCGATGAGCGCTATAAGAAGATTACGCCGCGCATGTTAATGAACCATTCCTCGGGCCTGTACGGCAGCCACTACGGGAACAGTATTCTGATGGATGATGCCGATACTCAGAATCATGATGACCTGCTGACAAGGCTTCAGTCTGAGCGGCTCAAATCTGATCCCGGCGCCTATTCCGTATATTGCAATGACGGCTTTCAACTGCTGGAGCTGATGATTGAGCAGGTGACCGGCAGCAGCTATACTGAGTTCCTGGATCAGCACATGAGCACTCCGCTGAAGCTAAGCTCCACCAAGACGCCGCTGGACACCTTTAACCGGCAGCAGCTCGCCAAGACCTACTTCCCTGGTCTAACGCAGGCAATGCCTGCCGAGAATGCCAATATCCTTGGAGCAGGCGGCCTCTATTCCACAGCCGAAGATCTGACCACATTCGCCGAGATGCTCAGCGGCAAGCACCCGGATGTTCTGTCGAAAGCCTCCGCTACAGCGATGCAGCAGCCTGAATACAAGAATGGGCTCTGGGTGCCTGAAGAGAGAAACAGCTTCAATTACGGTCTGGGCTGGGATGCCGTAGATCTGGCACCATTCGGTGATTACGGAATCAAGGCCTTATCCAAAGGCGGAGATACCATCATGTATCACGCTGACCTGATTACCCTGCCGGAATCCGATATATCCATCGCGGTGCTCTCGTCGGGCGGAAGCTCAATCTATAACACCATTTTCGCTACCAATGTGCTGCTGGCCTACCTGAAGGACACCGGGAAGATTAATAAGATTCTGCCGGAAGCCACCTTCACTTCTCCGGTCAAAGCGGCTATGCCTGCCGAGCTGGGAGCCTATTCGGGATTATACGGTACTGTCGGCGCAACCACTGCCATAACCATTAAGGACGGAGCGCTCAACCTGCCTGAGCTGGAGGGCGGACTCATTCCTGCGCAGAAGTATATTTATACCGGCAAGGGACAGTTCACGAGCCCGGACGGCAGTGCAGCCGTAAGCTTCGATAAGCAGAAGAACGGCAAAACCTATCTGAAGCTGAACACGCACTTGACTATCCCCGGTATCGGTCAAATGCTGATGGTCACATATGAGTACCAGAAGCTGGATGCAAATCCCCTGAATGCTTCTACGAAGCAGGCCTGGGCGCAGAGAGACGGGAAGCATTACTACGCTGTGGATGAGAAAATTAATTCCTTCTTCTACCTCTCCCCTTCCATCTTGACGAAGACTGTTAAGGTTGAACAGGGCTACGCCACCGGAACGCGGATTGTGGACGAGAACACTGCCGTCAATGCGGCTGAAATTCCGGTTATGAACGGCAGAGACGCCTTCGATTTGACCTTTTCCAAGCAGAACGGTGCCGAATATTTAACCATCGACGGCAATGCTTATATCAGCGGCGATGCCGTGAAGCCGATCTATGGAGGACCGGCCTCGACCAGCACCGTTCCTGCGGGCGGCCAGAGCGTATGGTTCAAGATCGACAAGAAGGCCGCCGGCAAAACCATGACCGTTACGGCTCCCCCAAGCGGCGGATACGTTGTCTATGATGCGGACGGAATGATCGTAAGCCACTCAAAAGTTAGCAAAACCCCTTCAGTCAAGTTGCCGCAAGGCGGAATGGCCGTCTTCGGCGGGCAGGCGGGCGATGTGTTCAGGATTGAACTGAGATAA
- a CDS encoding DedA family protein, whose translation MTEWITEFILFFKDLSYAGIMIALSFEFVPAEIVLPLAGYWVYLGDMKLLLTILAGTVGGTLGPLTLYALGRFGGRPMVDKYGKYLFIRPHHLEASDRFFEKYGSGVAFYGRFIPGVRTLISIPCGIAKMNVFKFSLYTFLAMLPITAIYVYLGYKLGSQWEHVDEIVKPYILPLATLFLLGFGLYVLSKRYRRRQA comes from the coding sequence ATGACAGAATGGATTACGGAGTTTATACTTTTTTTCAAAGATTTGTCGTATGCCGGAATCATGATCGCCTTATCCTTTGAATTTGTGCCTGCTGAAATCGTGCTTCCGCTTGCCGGATATTGGGTGTATCTGGGGGATATGAAGCTTCTGCTGACCATTCTGGCCGGTACGGTCGGTGGCACCCTCGGTCCGCTAACATTGTATGCCCTTGGCCGGTTCGGCGGAAGACCCATGGTGGACAAGTACGGGAAGTACCTGTTCATCCGCCCGCATCACCTGGAAGCATCTGACCGTTTTTTTGAGAAATACGGCAGCGGTGTGGCCTTCTACGGGCGCTTCATTCCGGGCGTAAGAACTCTCATCTCCATCCCCTGCGGGATCGCCAAGATGAATGTGTTCAAATTCAGTCTCTATACGTTCCTGGCCATGCTGCCGATTACGGCAATCTATGTCTATTTGGGCTACAAGCTGGGTTCGCAGTGGGAGCATGTGGATGAGATCGTCAAGCCTTACATTCTGCCGTTGGCCACTCTGTTCCTGTTAGGGTTCGGGCTGTACGTCCTGTCCAAGCGGTACCGCAGACGGCAGGCTTAA